A stretch of the Marinobacter sp. JH2 genome encodes the following:
- a CDS encoding hotdog fold thioesterase has product MAIWTVTPSIEQMTAASKNTAVGHMGIEYLEIGDDYVKGRMPVDERTIQPFGVLHGGASVVLAETLGSMAANCVLRDKGTVAVGLDINANHIRPVSGGWVYGTAKAQHIGSATQVWEIRLENEQGKLTCVSRLTMAVTKRR; this is encoded by the coding sequence ATGGCAATTTGGACAGTAACCCCCAGTATTGAACAGATGACTGCGGCCAGCAAGAATACGGCGGTCGGTCATATGGGTATTGAATACCTCGAAATCGGTGACGATTATGTGAAAGGCCGCATGCCGGTGGATGAGCGCACCATTCAGCCGTTTGGCGTTTTGCATGGTGGAGCTTCGGTGGTGCTAGCGGAAACATTGGGCAGTATGGCCGCCAACTGTGTTCTGAGGGATAAGGGTACCGTTGCGGTAGGGCTGGATATCAACGCGAACCATATCCGCCCCGTGAGTGGTGGTTGGGTATATGGTACGGCGAAGGCCCAGCATATCGGCAGTGCAACTCAGGTTTGGGAAATTCGATTGGAAAATGAGCAGGGTAAGCTGACCTGTGTTTCCCGTTTGACCATGGCTGTCACCAAACGCCGATAA
- a CDS encoding DUF3565 domain-containing protein, with translation MKQQIAGYHKDDEDHWVAQLACGHNQHVRHDPPWVNRPWVISPKGRESMLGFELDCKKCDLAAPADEQP, from the coding sequence ATGAAACAGCAGATTGCGGGTTACCACAAAGATGATGAAGATCATTGGGTTGCCCAACTGGCGTGCGGGCATAACCAGCATGTACGCCATGATCCGCCCTGGGTGAATAGGCCGTGGGTCATCAGCCCCAAAGGCCGGGAATCTATGTTGGGGTTCGAGTTGGATTGTAAAAAATGCGATCTTGCCGCCCCGGCGGATGAGCAGCCTTAG
- a CDS encoding cation diffusion facilitator family transporter, with translation MFTSLARENMALKLSAVGAGLFAVAGIVWGLWVDSLVILFDGAYSLVSLALSLLSLYAARFIRRPATEDYPFGMGAVEPLVIAVKGLVIGLVCVLSFASAVVSILQGGRPVEAGMALIFGAVSVVGCLVVWVYLRWTSHRNGSGLVLAEQGQWLMDTVLSAAVMLGFAIAWLIERSEWSALAVYADPVMMLLISGYFMTVPVKMVLGAVRELLLAAPEEEAMDDIHSALKDLGVNPDAVKVAKLGPNLLLEAKLVRMG, from the coding sequence ATGTTTACTTCTCTAGCGCGGGAAAATATGGCGCTGAAATTATCTGCGGTCGGCGCCGGTTTGTTTGCGGTTGCCGGTATTGTGTGGGGCCTTTGGGTCGATTCTCTGGTTATTCTTTTCGATGGCGCCTATTCGTTGGTTAGCTTGGCGTTATCCCTTTTGTCGCTGTATGCGGCACGCTTTATCCGCCGCCCCGCAACGGAAGACTATCCGTTCGGTATGGGTGCCGTAGAGCCGCTGGTTATTGCGGTTAAGGGACTGGTTATTGGGTTGGTGTGTGTGCTTTCGTTTGCATCGGCGGTGGTGTCTATTTTACAGGGTGGCCGCCCGGTGGAGGCCGGTATGGCGCTGATTTTCGGCGCTGTCAGTGTTGTGGGTTGTTTGGTGGTTTGGGTTTATTTGCGTTGGACCAGTCACCGCAACGGCTCTGGCCTGGTGCTGGCCGAGCAGGGGCAGTGGTTGATGGATACAGTATTAAGTGCTGCGGTAATGCTCGGCTTTGCTATCGCATGGCTGATAGAGCGCAGCGAATGGTCCGCGTTGGCGGTGTATGCCGACCCGGTCATGATGTTGCTGATCTCCGGATATTTCATGACCGTTCCCGTGAAAATGGTTCTGGGTGCCGTTCGAGAGTTGTTGCTTGCTGCGCCTGAAGAGGAGGCCATGGATGACATTCACAGCGCCCTGAAAGATCTCGGTGTGAATCCCGACGCAGTGAAGGTGGCGAAGCTAGGACCAAACCTGTTACTAGAGGCGAAATTGGTGCGTATGGGCTGA
- a CDS encoding cytochrome c — translation MKKTRLIATAALALTIALPAAAQMSIEDQITARKSAYQFMSWNMGKIKAQAVDGDVAYNDKQMKAAANAIAAVANSGMGALFSPGSSLDKADDTRLKPDFFEQPEKAREVGMNFGREANKLQAVAAEGDKAALARQFAAVGKTCKACHDNFRAK, via the coding sequence ATGAAAAAAACACGCCTAATCGCCACCGCTGCTCTGGCACTGACGATTGCCCTGCCTGCAGCCGCCCAAATGAGCATTGAAGACCAAATCACGGCTCGTAAAAGCGCTTACCAGTTCATGTCATGGAACATGGGGAAAATTAAAGCACAAGCCGTCGATGGCGACGTTGCCTACAACGATAAGCAGATGAAAGCAGCCGCGAACGCCATTGCCGCTGTTGCCAATTCCGGCATGGGCGCACTGTTCAGCCCAGGGTCATCCCTGGACAAAGCCGACGACACCCGCTTAAAGCCCGATTTTTTTGAACAACCGGAAAAAGCCCGCGAAGTGGGCATGAACTTTGGCCGTGAAGCCAACAAGCTTCAAGCCGTTGCCGCCGAGGGTGACAAAGCCGCGCTGGCACGCCAGTTTGCCGCCGTGGGCAAGACTTGCAAAGCCTGCCACGACAACTTCCGCGCTAAGTAA
- a CDS encoding cytochrome b/b6 domain-containing protein — protein MKTIRLWDLPTRLFHWLLLLAIVGAVITMKLGMPEWHGRFGLFAVGLLSFRILWGFAGSTYARFGSFVRGPSAVFRYLRGQWQGVGHNPLGALSVLALLGLFGFQAVTGLFANDEISFQGPLYSLVSSDWSDTLSSWHRQTEWYLYGLVALHVLAVLWYSKVKKDNLLQPMITGKKQVTAGVASDAKGGGIVAFLVCLVLAGGVVLGASGRFVSPPPAPEPPPQSLGW, from the coding sequence ATGAAAACCATTCGGTTATGGGATTTGCCGACGCGATTGTTTCACTGGCTGTTGTTGCTGGCGATCGTGGGTGCGGTGATTACAATGAAATTAGGTATGCCCGAATGGCATGGCCGGTTTGGCCTGTTTGCAGTCGGTTTATTGAGTTTTCGAATATTGTGGGGCTTTGCCGGCTCGACTTACGCGCGCTTCGGTTCGTTTGTGCGCGGGCCCTCAGCGGTTTTTCGGTATCTCAGGGGGCAGTGGCAAGGGGTGGGTCATAATCCGCTGGGAGCACTCTCGGTGTTGGCGTTGCTGGGCTTGTTCGGGTTTCAGGCCGTAACAGGCTTGTTTGCTAATGATGAGATATCTTTTCAAGGGCCGTTATATTCGTTGGTGTCGTCAGACTGGAGCGATACCCTGAGCAGCTGGCATCGACAGACCGAATGGTACCTCTACGGTTTGGTCGCTCTGCACGTTCTGGCGGTGCTGTGGTATTCAAAAGTAAAGAAAGACAATCTTCTGCAGCCAATGATCACGGGTAAAAAACAGGTGACTGCTGGTGTCGCATCGGATGCGAAGGGTGGGGGGATTGTGGCTTTTCTGGTGTGTTTGGTGCTGGCCGGAGGGGTTGTTTTGGGTGCCAGCGGTCGTTTTGTGTCACCGCCGCCGGCTCCCGAGCCGCCACCCCAGAGTTTGGGGTGGTAA
- a CDS encoding endo alpha-1,4 polygalactosaminidase yields the protein MFLTSLLLSIHTLAASSPSSGSPRNVGFYYGHEAPIGNLYAYDWLVLQPSQTTNARLNLLHKGNTRPIAYLSAGEMAHSDQAAQSLEKDWVLGENTAWKSYVLDIRKEDVRNFMLEQLVAPAMARGFKGVFLDTLDSHLLTDEGRENPEAFAEAQGLLIAAMRERFPDSRIIINRGFHLPESAHNNVDALAFESWRNGFEAGGRRYYKVSDQDREWLTSQLSHWREAHPELPIIAIDYAHAKTNAFELSEQLRQDGFIPYVSDHNLNRLGPTNPVVKKRHVLVYHDLPEGQSDRSAAHRRLGIVLERLGLVPVYRSLEQPLPKEPVTDRYAGIVTWWETDARKSSFCRWAGKAQSADFPVVLFGLRPTATQCNKLMQSRRTAAPQGELQVSEGHPSMGNFESTRIPSAAFASLPQPGAANSWLTVTDASGAHYSPVYTHEKGAVATAGFIFEKGPDDQAYWLFDPFAFLKEALKLSAFPAIDSTTESGRRILTAHIDGDGLVSRAELPGRPLGSEAIQQNILQVYDIPHTVSVIEAETSPQGLYPGVSAEAEASARDIFRMNKVEVASHSYSHPFFWAILEGDSAKAPNFNDTLYGYSMNLPGYNPYVDRETDDAVAYINNRLAPKDKPVSIYLWTGDARPGQKALKAVRELGLVNVNGGDTHPLPFGSELAGVWPDARPVGDELQVYAPVMNENVYTNLWTGPFFGYRNVIESFKILESLNRLKPIGIYYHFYSGTKPEAIQALKEIYDYALSQPVTPLYLSDYAKRVQGQYYSVLLQPDENSYRWRGTRPPSTVRISQNQYPDLALSRGVAGYHDVGKVRFVHLAGNDPMLVLASEPSPGPMLDSANAQLVSWQRSRKNGRWHIQMELHGYQTLDFALSGTSQCRVTGTKLSQNTVNDLLHFRSNTQQAGRFEMECR from the coding sequence TTGTTTCTCACATCGCTGCTGTTATCGATACACACACTGGCGGCCAGCTCACCAAGCTCCGGTTCGCCCCGGAATGTCGGCTTTTATTACGGTCACGAAGCCCCTATCGGCAACCTTTATGCTTATGATTGGCTGGTGCTCCAACCCAGCCAGACCACCAACGCCCGTCTCAACTTACTCCACAAAGGCAACACTCGTCCGATTGCCTACTTAAGTGCCGGTGAAATGGCGCATTCGGACCAGGCTGCACAAAGCCTGGAAAAAGACTGGGTGCTCGGGGAAAACACGGCATGGAAGAGCTATGTGCTCGACATCCGAAAAGAAGATGTGCGCAATTTCATGCTCGAGCAATTGGTGGCTCCGGCCATGGCACGCGGTTTTAAAGGCGTTTTTCTCGATACACTGGACAGTCATCTTCTGACCGATGAAGGCCGGGAGAACCCTGAAGCTTTCGCAGAAGCGCAAGGGCTGTTGATCGCCGCGATGCGCGAACGCTTCCCGGATAGCCGGATCATCATCAATCGCGGCTTCCATTTGCCCGAATCGGCCCATAATAACGTTGATGCCCTTGCTTTCGAGTCTTGGCGCAATGGTTTCGAGGCGGGTGGGCGCCGATACTACAAGGTATCTGATCAAGACCGCGAATGGCTAACGAGCCAACTCAGCCACTGGCGTGAAGCACACCCTGAGCTACCGATCATTGCCATCGACTATGCCCATGCAAAGACCAACGCGTTCGAATTATCGGAGCAGCTCCGGCAGGACGGCTTTATTCCGTATGTCTCTGACCACAACCTGAACCGCCTTGGCCCAACCAACCCCGTGGTTAAAAAACGCCACGTTCTGGTTTATCACGACTTGCCAGAAGGCCAATCCGACCGCAGCGCAGCCCATCGACGGCTGGGTATTGTTCTGGAACGGCTGGGGCTGGTGCCGGTTTACCGCTCCCTCGAACAGCCTTTGCCGAAAGAGCCGGTAACCGATCGATACGCTGGCATCGTCACCTGGTGGGAAACTGACGCAAGAAAATCCAGCTTTTGCCGCTGGGCCGGCAAAGCACAATCGGCCGATTTCCCGGTGGTACTGTTCGGCCTCCGCCCCACTGCAACCCAATGCAACAAGTTGATGCAAAGCCGTCGTACCGCTGCCCCTCAAGGGGAGCTACAAGTGTCCGAAGGCCACCCATCCATGGGCAACTTCGAGAGCACTCGTATTCCCTCAGCCGCTTTTGCCTCGTTACCCCAACCCGGCGCTGCGAATTCATGGCTAACAGTCACCGACGCGTCCGGCGCACACTACAGCCCGGTTTATACCCACGAAAAAGGTGCCGTCGCCACCGCTGGCTTTATCTTTGAAAAAGGACCGGATGATCAAGCCTATTGGTTGTTTGATCCGTTCGCCTTCCTCAAAGAGGCGCTGAAACTGTCCGCGTTCCCCGCTATCGATAGCACTACGGAAAGTGGCCGGCGCATACTCACCGCGCACATTGACGGTGACGGTTTGGTTTCACGTGCCGAACTGCCCGGCCGGCCACTCGGCTCAGAAGCTATCCAACAGAATATCCTACAGGTGTACGATATTCCTCATACGGTGTCTGTGATTGAAGCCGAAACGTCCCCCCAAGGCCTTTACCCTGGAGTCAGTGCCGAAGCAGAGGCGAGTGCCCGAGATATATTCAGAATGAACAAAGTCGAGGTGGCTTCACACTCATACAGTCACCCTTTCTTCTGGGCTATACTCGAGGGCGATTCGGCCAAAGCGCCGAATTTCAACGACACACTGTACGGCTATTCCATGAATCTTCCCGGCTACAACCCCTACGTTGACCGAGAAACTGACGACGCTGTCGCCTACATCAACAATCGCCTTGCCCCGAAAGACAAGCCCGTATCCATCTACCTGTGGACCGGCGATGCTCGGCCGGGCCAGAAAGCCCTGAAAGCCGTCCGGGAGTTGGGTCTGGTGAACGTCAACGGTGGCGACACTCACCCGCTACCTTTCGGTTCTGAATTAGCCGGTGTTTGGCCGGATGCGAGACCGGTAGGCGACGAATTGCAGGTATACGCTCCTGTCATGAACGAAAACGTATACACCAACCTCTGGACGGGTCCATTCTTCGGCTATCGTAACGTCATCGAAAGCTTCAAAATTCTGGAATCCCTCAATCGCCTGAAGCCTATCGGCATTTACTACCACTTCTACTCCGGCACCAAGCCCGAGGCGATTCAAGCCTTAAAAGAAATCTACGATTACGCTCTGTCACAGCCGGTAACGCCTCTGTATTTGAGTGACTATGCCAAGCGCGTGCAAGGGCAGTACTACTCCGTTCTGTTGCAGCCAGACGAGAATAGCTACCGCTGGCGTGGCACTCGGCCACCTTCCACCGTTCGGATCAGCCAAAACCAGTATCCCGACCTGGCACTGAGCCGAGGCGTGGCGGGCTATCATGATGTGGGTAAGGTGCGTTTCGTGCATCTCGCCGGAAACGACCCAATGCTAGTATTAGCATCTGAACCGTCACCAGGCCCCATGCTGGATTCCGCCAACGCACAGCTCGTTAGCTGGCAGCGCAGCCGAAAAAACGGACGCTGGCACATTCAAATGGAATTACACGGCTACCAGACCCTGGATTTTGCGTTGTCGGGCACCTCGCAATGCCGCGTCACAGGAACCAAGCTGAGCCAAAATACCGTCAACGACTTGCTGCACTTCCGTTCGAACACGCAACAAGCAGGCCGCTTCGAAATGGAGTGCCGTTGA
- a CDS encoding tetratricopeptide repeat protein, with protein sequence MRQRKPAFFSIPALLALAALITVTLYLLFPRQAIYEDPGYLESPDSISLAYLETLLKSDPDNQVLRLTLGRMQQKVGEHTNAIGTLSPLIKQADVPIEAMSAFTELLRGKFFRAQTTLGQVLVRSQLATTIKQALLQPYAIGEKETLMAENLPLLTINDQLIVRQQFFELATGTKRLRAGQSLAKLQEATGNPRDAAYTLDSVYKLVPPKETEAFVANLIRLDLATSNPQRALQRFLALHRENELNAQQLRQGIRLANFAGQPDIGSRWLAQLAKAEPSDIEIQRQLLAHQLGQNNLGNALETAQRMESIGQSLSRTDQKQLAQLYEWSNQPKKALAYWRTLFLEKSPTDNSTQAYDRATNLAEGLFQWPTLVELHQIQAKRRQLSEEGYIQLTDALVSVGDWQAANQYLLEGTQQYPASSTLRQRELALLTNNRQFFEAIDLLETAPNLTDEEQVQLANLHWRTRNPEAALAALDFTPTEPALAQEVEIMRLDLARILNRTDVLEQYYHRIITQPAGTLTVDTRDQLIGYSWQFGTPEETLRLSEEQYQETGETRYLAITAELQASLGRFEELSKSLKTWNERLGQTKRDPLFWRLSARMHQHQNKTAAAQHAYVQAYRLAPENTGILASWGWFLIGQPELLPGRLPRILAMLEDSPAANDYALQVYGHFALGEPGKANAWLSAARQQLSDEPNQLLALADYSETYETGKHAEADALRQQAVLHASERETLPPDVTDRLYAKLRDPEQSPREPLYQSDNRALQAGIELRDLGGFSLNTAGVSGQFSHDRYRWLFSAEHSSANDQGQLKQTPKPGTSGTLQWQNNFVDHLFTAEIGTYTFAGGEQAAGQIKLDSQPTDSVTLSASAAFNERVSDSAEAWWLTSGNRLSLATSYTPWSRLTVSGNLDYRTIDEAFGGQIGTGYNANLQATHRLFESDPAWRLSLNYQHQSLDVGDDLSSKTVSLLETPLAPGDLLSEDYERIGFTSEWSHGEPYALYRTRPSPRYFLALDTGYVLSNASFDFGARVGLGWRVLGDDELALSAGYSSDSLGGQPRANAKFTYTLYLGH encoded by the coding sequence ATGCGCCAACGTAAACCTGCTTTTTTCAGCATACCTGCATTGCTGGCCTTGGCTGCGCTGATTACGGTGACGTTGTACCTGCTGTTTCCGAGGCAGGCAATTTACGAAGACCCCGGATACCTCGAATCACCCGACAGTATTTCTCTCGCCTATCTAGAAACCCTGCTCAAATCTGACCCGGATAACCAGGTGTTGCGGTTGACACTGGGCCGAATGCAACAAAAAGTTGGTGAACACACGAACGCAATCGGCACACTCTCCCCCCTAATCAAGCAAGCCGATGTACCTATCGAAGCCATGTCCGCTTTCACCGAGCTACTTCGAGGGAAATTTTTTCGCGCTCAAACGACGCTAGGACAAGTACTGGTTCGCAGCCAACTTGCCACCACGATAAAGCAAGCCCTGTTACAGCCCTATGCCATTGGCGAAAAAGAAACGCTCATGGCAGAAAACTTGCCGCTACTGACAATCAACGATCAACTGATCGTTCGACAGCAGTTCTTTGAACTGGCAACCGGGACAAAACGGCTGAGAGCAGGCCAATCGCTCGCAAAACTTCAGGAGGCGACAGGCAACCCTCGGGACGCCGCCTACACACTGGATTCTGTTTATAAGCTCGTGCCACCCAAGGAAACAGAGGCCTTTGTAGCAAACCTGATACGACTTGATTTGGCGACTAGCAATCCACAGCGCGCCTTACAACGGTTCCTCGCGCTGCACCGGGAAAACGAACTGAATGCACAACAATTACGCCAGGGCATCCGCTTGGCCAACTTTGCCGGACAGCCCGACATCGGCAGTCGCTGGTTAGCGCAGCTGGCGAAAGCCGAACCGTCAGACATAGAGATTCAACGTCAGTTGCTGGCGCACCAGCTCGGGCAAAACAACCTGGGTAACGCACTAGAAACGGCGCAGCGCATGGAAAGCATTGGCCAGAGCCTCAGCCGAACCGATCAGAAACAACTGGCCCAACTCTATGAATGGAGCAATCAACCGAAAAAAGCCTTGGCGTATTGGCGCACACTGTTTTTAGAAAAATCCCCGACTGACAACTCTACGCAAGCTTACGACCGAGCCACCAATCTGGCTGAAGGCTTATTTCAGTGGCCGACGCTGGTTGAACTGCATCAGATTCAGGCCAAGCGTCGGCAGCTGTCCGAAGAGGGGTACATACAACTGACCGATGCACTGGTCAGCGTTGGCGACTGGCAAGCTGCGAACCAGTACCTGCTAGAAGGCACCCAACAATATCCCGCCAGCTCCACTCTCCGGCAACGTGAACTTGCCCTGTTAACAAACAATCGCCAGTTTTTTGAGGCGATTGATCTGTTGGAAACGGCGCCGAACCTGACCGATGAAGAACAAGTCCAACTAGCCAACCTGCATTGGCGCACTCGAAATCCGGAAGCCGCTTTAGCCGCGTTGGATTTCACTCCTACAGAGCCAGCATTAGCACAGGAAGTCGAAATCATGCGACTGGATCTGGCCCGCATTCTGAATCGAACCGATGTTCTCGAGCAGTACTACCATCGAATCATCACTCAGCCTGCAGGAACGTTGACGGTCGATACAAGAGATCAACTGATTGGCTATTCCTGGCAATTCGGCACTCCTGAAGAAACACTTCGTCTGAGTGAGGAGCAATATCAGGAAACCGGAGAAACCCGCTATCTGGCCATCACCGCCGAGCTGCAAGCCTCACTTGGCCGCTTCGAGGAGTTGTCCAAATCGCTTAAAACCTGGAACGAACGCTTAGGCCAAACAAAACGCGACCCGCTGTTCTGGCGACTCAGTGCACGCATGCACCAACACCAGAACAAGACCGCAGCAGCTCAACACGCGTATGTTCAGGCCTATCGCCTAGCACCTGAGAACACCGGAATACTGGCCAGTTGGGGCTGGTTCCTGATCGGTCAACCTGAGCTTTTACCCGGGCGCTTACCTCGCATCTTAGCCATGCTGGAGGACTCACCCGCAGCCAATGATTACGCCCTTCAGGTTTATGGCCACTTCGCATTGGGGGAGCCCGGGAAAGCGAACGCCTGGTTAAGCGCCGCACGCCAACAACTATCCGATGAACCAAACCAACTGCTGGCTCTGGCCGATTACTCAGAAACCTACGAAACCGGTAAACATGCGGAAGCCGACGCGCTGCGGCAACAAGCCGTTCTGCACGCCAGCGAACGCGAAACGCTGCCCCCGGATGTGACTGACCGTCTTTATGCAAAGCTCCGGGACCCGGAACAATCACCTCGCGAACCGCTTTACCAATCCGACAATCGGGCCTTGCAAGCAGGTATCGAGCTACGGGACCTCGGTGGTTTCTCTCTGAACACTGCGGGCGTATCCGGCCAATTCAGTCACGACCGGTACCGTTGGCTATTTTCGGCGGAACACAGCAGCGCCAACGATCAGGGCCAGCTCAAACAAACGCCGAAACCGGGCACGAGCGGAACACTGCAATGGCAGAACAACTTTGTGGATCACTTGTTCACCGCCGAAATCGGCACTTACACCTTCGCGGGCGGAGAACAAGCAGCCGGCCAGATCAAGCTAGACAGCCAACCCACTGACAGCGTGACACTTTCCGCCAGCGCCGCCTTTAACGAGCGCGTCAGCGACAGCGCCGAGGCCTGGTGGCTTACCTCAGGCAACCGACTGTCGCTTGCCACTAGCTACACCCCGTGGTCCAGACTGACGGTCAGCGGAAACCTTGATTACCGTACCATCGATGAAGCCTTCGGAGGCCAGATAGGCACCGGGTACAATGCTAATCTGCAAGCCACCCATCGTCTGTTCGAAAGTGATCCCGCTTGGCGTCTGTCACTGAATTATCAACACCAGTCCTTAGACGTTGGTGACGATTTGTCATCTAAAACCGTGTCTCTACTGGAAACGCCACTCGCTCCTGGCGACTTGCTGAGCGAGGATTATGAGCGCATTGGTTTTACATCCGAATGGTCCCACGGTGAACCTTATGCTCTGTATCGAACCCGGCCTTCGCCTCGTTACTTTTTAGCGTTGGACACCGGTTATGTACTTTCCAACGCAAGCTTTGATTTTGGTGCCCGTGTCGGCCTGGGCTGGCGCGTATTGGGCGATGACGAATTAGCTCTGTCCGCTGGTTACAGCTCCGACAGTCTGGGCGGTCAACCCCGTGCAAACGCAAAATTTACGTATACCCTTTATTTAGGTCATTAA
- a CDS encoding YchJ family metal-binding protein, with the protein MEAASSSEICPCGSGADYSRCCQPWHLGQPAPTPEALMRSRYAAFVKHNAEYLLATWHSSTRPSELKLEGSPAWTSLKIMDNSEIADRGTVHFRALYRAGSGWGYLEEQSDFIKQDGRWYYVSGATSEGDHKPGRNDVCPCGSGRKYKVCCLRK; encoded by the coding sequence ATGGAGGCAGCAAGTTCGTCTGAGATTTGCCCGTGCGGCAGTGGTGCAGATTACTCACGTTGTTGTCAGCCTTGGCACCTTGGCCAGCCTGCGCCCACGCCGGAAGCGTTGATGCGTTCCCGATATGCTGCTTTCGTCAAGCACAACGCCGAATACTTGCTGGCGACCTGGCACTCATCTACTCGCCCTTCGGAGTTGAAGTTGGAAGGCTCGCCGGCGTGGACGTCACTGAAAATTATGGATAACAGTGAAATAGCAGATCGTGGAACGGTGCATTTCCGGGCGCTTTATCGGGCCGGCTCAGGTTGGGGCTACCTCGAAGAACAGTCTGATTTCATAAAACAAGACGGGCGCTGGTACTACGTGAGCGGCGCAACGAGTGAGGGCGATCACAAACCGGGTCGAAACGATGTCTGCCCTTGTGGCAGCGGCCGAAAATACAAAGTGTGTTGTCTGCGCAAGTGA
- the rarD gene encoding EamA family transporter RarD, with translation MNKAVSETSKGVAYGLAAYTMWGSFPLYFALFEGIPAWEVLIHRVVWSCVFLAMVISLLKRWSPVKTALKRPKRLGFVLGCAIFIALNWGIYIYAVETRQVMQASLGYFLAPLVNVAMGLLILGERISRLQVAAVALAAVAIVYQIVLLGVLPWITLALAFSFGTYGLMRKKVDLDGLSGLFVETLLLLPLGLLALAWLSAQELSHLTDSSRSALLLMSSGIVTAIPLLAFAGAARRLRLSTVGFLMYINPTLQFLIAMYVFQEPLGTEKLISFVMIWVALAIYSWSAWNGRARA, from the coding sequence ATGAACAAGGCAGTTTCGGAAACCAGCAAAGGTGTGGCGTATGGGTTGGCGGCTTACACCATGTGGGGCAGTTTTCCGCTTTATTTTGCGCTCTTTGAGGGAATTCCCGCCTGGGAGGTGCTGATTCACCGGGTGGTGTGGTCCTGTGTGTTTCTTGCGATGGTTATATCACTGCTGAAACGCTGGTCCCCGGTTAAAACCGCTTTGAAACGCCCAAAACGGTTGGGTTTTGTATTGGGGTGCGCCATTTTCATTGCTCTGAACTGGGGTATTTACATCTACGCGGTGGAAACCCGGCAAGTGATGCAGGCCAGCTTAGGTTACTTCCTGGCACCTTTAGTTAATGTGGCCATGGGGCTGCTAATACTGGGCGAACGGATATCCCGGTTGCAGGTGGCCGCGGTTGCCTTGGCTGCCGTGGCCATCGTTTATCAAATCGTTCTGTTGGGCGTTTTGCCGTGGATAACCCTTGCGTTGGCCTTCAGCTTTGGCACCTATGGGCTGATGCGCAAAAAGGTGGATTTGGATGGCCTGTCCGGGCTGTTTGTTGAAACGCTCTTGTTATTACCGCTTGGCCTGCTGGCGTTGGCGTGGCTGTCGGCCCAGGAGTTGTCACATCTGACGGATAGCTCCCGCAGTGCCTTGCTGCTGATGTCCAGCGGAATTGTTACGGCGATTCCGCTGTTGGCCTTTGCCGGTGCGGCCCGTCGGTTGCGGCTGTCTACCGTCGGGTTTCTTATGTACATCAACCCTACCCTGCAGTTTTTGATTGCGATGTATGTGTTCCAAGAGCCGTTGGGTACCGAGAAGTTGATCAGTTTCGTGATGATTTGGGTGGCTTTGGCGATATACTCCTGGTCTGCATGGAATGGCAGGGCTCGGGCATGA
- a CDS encoding LysR family transcriptional regulator → MKASQIKTFLSVVDHGSIASAARHLNRSRTTVSTVLAALEDELGVGLFERSGNQLHLTAIGQSIVTDCRRFDQVAGQIRSRCQHHLSGAESVLRIARDDAIPEVIWRDLLRHLKLRFPQTSLSVYLAPPRELANLVRNQSVDVAYGLMPEMLSEGYQWFRELADVRMLTVAAPDHPLCQLKRVTQDQLVAHTEVTMAYMKDAQLVAESPETANYLAFTQYELIRDAVIEGAGWADLPLPLIAEALKKEQLKTINHRSARWWKVFSALETEQAQGGAVVGWLANELEAYLETMA, encoded by the coding sequence GTGAAAGCATCACAAATCAAAACATTTCTATCGGTGGTCGATCACGGCAGCATTGCCTCTGCGGCTCGACACCTGAATCGTAGCCGCACCACCGTCAGTACGGTGTTGGCAGCGCTGGAAGATGAGCTGGGAGTCGGACTGTTCGAACGCAGCGGCAACCAGTTGCACCTGACCGCCATCGGGCAATCCATCGTGACCGATTGCCGGCGTTTCGACCAAGTAGCGGGCCAGATTCGGTCACGTTGCCAGCACCATTTAAGCGGTGCGGAGTCGGTGCTGCGCATCGCTCGAGACGATGCGATACCAGAAGTGATCTGGCGAGATCTTCTGAGACATCTGAAACTTAGATTCCCTCAAACCAGCTTGTCGGTGTACCTGGCACCGCCCCGGGAGCTCGCAAACCTGGTCCGAAACCAATCCGTCGACGTCGCCTACGGTTTGATGCCCGAAATGTTGAGCGAGGGCTATCAATGGTTCCGGGAACTGGCTGACGTGCGCATGCTCACCGTCGCCGCACCAGACCATCCGCTGTGCCAGCTGAAACGTGTCACTCAGGATCAGCTCGTAGCCCACACAGAGGTCACTATGGCCTATATGAAGGACGCTCAGCTGGTGGCGGAGTCACCTGAAACCGCCAATTATCTCGCTTTCACACAATACGAACTGATTCGGGATGCGGTTATAGAGGGCGCTGGCTGGGCAGACTTGCCCTTACCGCTGATTGCTGAGGCACTGAAAAAAGAACAACTGAAAACCATCAACCACCGAAGCGCGCGATGGTGGAAGGTTTTCAGTGCATTGGAAACGGAGCAAGCCCAAGGGGGTGCCGTGGTCGGCTGGCTGGCAAACGAGCTGGAAGCCTATCTGGAAACCATGGCCTAA